A single region of the Fodinicurvata sp. EGI_FJ10296 genome encodes:
- the tcuB gene encoding tricarballylate utilization 4Fe-4S protein TcuB, with product MHATDALAEADRQMTICNACRYCEGLCAVFPAMEKHRTFADGDLNYLANLCHSCGACYQDCQFSTPHEFAVDVPRTLAKVRNDSYKTYAWPGFLAGLFDRNGLAISIVAALGVAAFILGFIAFNDADQLFAVHQGEGAFYRLMPHNAMIILFGAAFAYAILALCMGCRAFWRDSNAVNAVIGDGRVSIWQAMKDASTLRYLDGGGVGCINEDERPTDNRRLYHHLTFYGFLLCFGATSMGTIYHYVFGWQAPYPWWDIPPMLGKVGGVGLVIGTVGLLAAKWRRDPALVDESKRGMDTAFLVMLFLTAATGLALHGLRSTPAMGMMLAIHLGVVFSLFLTMPYGKFVHGIYRFAALTRYAMSNRHGFAKPGASSSDS from the coding sequence ATGCACGCAACTGACGCTCTCGCCGAAGCCGATCGGCAGATGACCATCTGCAACGCCTGCCGCTATTGCGAAGGCTTGTGCGCGGTTTTTCCGGCAATGGAGAAGCACCGCACTTTCGCCGACGGCGATCTGAACTATCTGGCCAATCTCTGCCATAGCTGCGGCGCCTGCTATCAGGACTGCCAGTTTTCCACGCCGCATGAGTTCGCTGTCGACGTGCCCCGTACGCTGGCGAAGGTCCGTAACGATTCGTACAAAACCTACGCATGGCCCGGCTTTCTGGCCGGTCTTTTCGACCGCAACGGTCTCGCCATCTCGATCGTCGCCGCTCTTGGCGTTGCGGCGTTCATCCTGGGTTTCATCGCATTCAACGATGCCGATCAACTGTTTGCCGTTCACCAGGGCGAGGGGGCGTTCTACCGGCTGATGCCGCACAATGCCATGATCATCCTGTTCGGCGCGGCGTTTGCTTATGCCATTCTGGCATTGTGCATGGGCTGCAGGGCGTTCTGGCGCGACAGTAATGCCGTGAATGCGGTGATCGGCGATGGCCGCGTATCAATCTGGCAGGCGATGAAAGATGCCTCGACCCTGCGCTATCTCGATGGCGGCGGCGTCGGGTGCATCAACGAGGACGAACGTCCGACAGACAATCGGCGCCTGTATCATCACCTGACATTCTATGGCTTTCTGCTGTGCTTCGGCGCCACGAGCATGGGCACGATCTATCATTATGTGTTCGGTTGGCAGGCGCCGTATCCGTGGTGGGATATACCGCCGATGCTGGGCAAGGTCGGTGGCGTCGGGCTGGTGATTGGCACCGTCGGCCTTCTGGCCGCCAAATGGCGGCGCGACCCGGCGCTGGTCGACGAGAGCAAGCGCGGCATGGACACGGCCTTCCTGGTGATGCTGTTCCTGACCGCGGCCACCGGGCTGGCGCTGCATGGCCTTCGGTCCACGCCGGCCATGGGCATGATGCTCGCCATCCATCTCGGCGTCGTGTTCAGCCTGTTCCTGACCATGCCGTATGGCAAATTCGTCCACGGCATTTATCGGTTCGCGGCACTAACCCGCTATGCGATGTCCAACCGCCATGGCTTCGCAAAGCCCGGGGCCTCGTCCTCCGACTCCTGA